The segment GATTATCGTATAATTTGGCATTACCCATGGTGGAAAGATATTAAATCGCCTTGTGAGTAGTACCGATTTTTTATATTTCGCGTTTAACAATCGTGTAAACGGATTAAAAGGCATTGACATGAAGTGTTCGGTTAAGACATTTGGCATCACCCGCGATATAGCCGGGGCTAAGGAAGTGGTTGTGGAATTACCGGAAGGATCAACAGTAGCGGACTTTAAGAACGAATTGTTTTCGCGATTTCCCCGGCTTTCAACTCTTACATCCTTATTTATTGCAGTAAACCAATCCTACGCTGAGGATGGCCAGGTGTTAAACGAAGAGGATGAAATTGCCCTAATCCCGCCTGTGGCCGGGGGGTAAAAATCCTTCTTTTGATTCTCCTTGCTTTTTCTTTGTCAAAATCCTACTTTCAATTTCCCCTTCTGGTTTCTTATTTCTAACTAAACCGTTTGAACGTATGATCAAAATCACACCAAAGCCTATCGACATTCAAAAAGTGATTGAAACCGCCTCCAGCCTGAGTGCCGGAGCTGTGAATGTGTTTATTGGAACTGTCCGTAATACAGCGCATGGCAAAAAAGTGCTGTGGCTGGAATACGAGGCGTACGAAGCTATGGCGGTTGCGGAGATAAGAAAAATCATTGACGAAGCCGCTCATCGATGGCCATTACTGGGATGGGCTGTTAGCCATCGTATAGGAACTTTGAAACCAGGCGAGGTTTCCGTAGCCATTGCCGTTTCCTCCCCACATCGCAGGGATTCTTTTGAAGCCTGCCAATTTATAATCGACACGCTTAAGGAAAAGGCTCCCATCTGGAAAAAAGAAATTTTCGAAGATGGGGAAGAGTGGGTTTCCGCCCAACCGAATATGGCTAAGGTTTATAGCTGACTTACCAACAGTATACCCGCAGTTACCAAACCAATTGCCATTAATAATCCGGTAAAGAAAATAATCATCAGATCGCGATTGATCGGATTGATGTGTGATTTAGTGGTTGTTTTCATAGCCAAACTATTTCAAGACTTTTCGAAGTTACTTTTTATGCCTGACCATGGTGGTGCTATGTAAGTATTTCTGCACGGCCATGGTTCTTCACTTGTTTAAACAACAATGGTGCTAAAAAGTATCCTTCATCTGATAAAAGTTTTTATTTCCCTCATTGTTAGTGGTTTAGCTTTTCACCTTTCAATAAGGCAATGAAAGATTTATGCATGAAGCAATGTTTTACTTTTTCATGCAATCGATGGAAATGTTTAAAGCAGGTTTACGGTTTGAGGTGTAAGGAATTTACAAAATGATCAAATTCCTGTTTTGAATTTATGTTTTTGAGCCAATTTGGCGTGCTTGCATTAATGATGTTTGCAGGGTGCTTGCACAAAAATTCTCGAGGACTTGATCCACCTGCGTTATAATAGTCTGACAATAAAGTTATTGCATGAGGTTCCCAAAGTGTAAGTAAGGGCTCAGGCTGTTTACCCGTTGAGTCCCAAAAGCAAGTGGCTATTTTTGACTTATCGCGATGGTTGATCAGGAACCTTAAGGTGTTTTCGTCTACTAAAGGCATGTCTACCGGAACCGTTAACCAGGCTGATTCCGGATCCTGTTGAAATACGCTCATAATTCCATTTAACGGTGAGTCAAGATCAAACCGGTCAACGATTGGATCGAAGTGATCGGGAATGCCCGTAGTATCCTTACACGACAGGTGAACTTTTCTACAGCATGTTGATAGTATGCTAATCAGGTAATCACGTTGTGGCTTTCCATGATAGTTGAGAAGGGATTTATCCGTCCCCATCCGGGAACTTTTACCTCCGGCCAATATTAGCCCGTTAATAATGCCTGGGTCATTCATGAAAATCCTTCCCGCAATGCGGGCAGGTATGTTTTTTTGATTGTGGATTATGGAGCAACTCAAAAAATCCTGAAGAAAGAATACCGGCAGGAAGCGCCAAAAACGCAACACCGGCAATGGCAAACAAGCCACCAAGTACTTTGCCGAGTGGTGTAATGGGTACTACATCACCGTACCCAACGGTTGTTAATGTGGCCATACCCCACCACATAGCTTCAGGTATTGAGCCGAATTTATCGGGTTGGGCTTCACGTTCTGCCAGGTGCATGAAGAAAGAAATGATGACCAGAATAAAAATGATAAAGATGAAACTGAGCACCAGTTGTTCTTTTCGCTCGGCAATAACCTTTTTAAAAATAATCATGGCTTGCATGTAGCGTGTAATCTTAAACATGCGGAAGAGCGCCATTAACCGGAAGATTCGTATAAACCGTAAATCAATGGGAAGGAATGTCAGGTAGAACGGCATAAAAGCCATCAGGTCCACCAGGGCCATAGGTGTTTTAATGTATTTCAACCTTCCGTGAATGCCATGCTTATATTTAGGATTTTCAACAATGGCATAGAGCCGTGCCACATATTCCAGCGTAAAGAAGATCACTGAATACTGTTCGAAGTGATCAAATATTTCCTGATACTGAGCCTCTATTTCTGGAATTGATTCCAGAATGATGGCCACAATGTTAAGGATAATGGTGGTGATTAAAATGGTTTCAAAGATACGTTCAAGTGTACCTCCGCGTTCTGTGGGCTCCAGCGTGAGGTAGAGCCTTCTTCGTAAGGTTGTCATGGTTTGCGTTTAAAGTCTTTTTTACCTCCGGTTTTTTCGAGAAGTTTTATTTCGCTGATGGTGATTTCATGCGACAACGCTTTGCACATGTCATAGATGGTAAGCGCGGCTATGCTTACTGCCGTCAGGGCTTCCATTTCCACTCCTGTTTTGCCCGTTATGGATGTATGGCTTTCAATAACAATAACCTCTTTACGGATGGCGATGGTAATTTTACAATCTTCAATACCAATGGGGTGGGAGAGCGGGATTAAATCAGCAGTTTTTTTTGCACCCATTACCCCGGCCAGTATGGCGGTTTGGAATACGGGGCCTTTTTTGGTTACAAGCTCACTATGTTTAATGAGGTTGATGATTTCAGCGCCCACGTGAACATGCGCCTGTGCCCGGGCAATTCGTTTGGTGATAACTTTTGGGGACACATCCACCATTTGTGGATTTCCGGAGTCGTCAGTGTGGGTTAATTTTTTACCTTTCATCAACGGTTGTTCAATCAAAGTTAGAAATTTATTTATGGTAAGCGTATCCGAAGCCGATCAAATCCTTAGCGGTACAAGTTATAAACTTTCAACATTAGCGTTGCCTGTTGAAAACGTAGTGAATAGGGTATTGGCAGAAACGGTGGTGGCCGATAGGGACTTTCCGCCCTTTGACAGGGTGGCTATGGATGGTATTGCGATTAACGCCAGGGCATTTGCACAAAAAAAAGCTTTCAAGATCGAATCCGTACAGGCTGCCGGTGTACCCAGGCTTTCGCTTCAGCACAGCGAGAATTGTATAGAGGTAATGACCGGTGCAACCGTTCCAGAGGGTACTGATGCCGTGATCCGATATGAAGATGTTGACATTGCCGAGGGCCATGCTTCCATCCGGCTTGATCATGTTTCCACCGGTATGAATATTCACTATCAAGGCAGCGATGTTCGTAAAGACGAGGTGGTGCTATCACCCGGGCAAGTACTATCACCGGCTGAAATTGCGCTGCTGGCATCGGTAGGTAAAACCGAAGTTCATGTTTATGAATTTCCACGAACAGCAATAATTTCATCCGGCAACGAATTGGTTGAAATCGGAACCGTTCCGGAACCGCATCAAATCAGGCGATCGAATGCTTATGCCCTGCAGGCAGCTATGCTTCAGTTGGGTTGGCAGGCACGCCTGTATCATTTGCCTGACGATCGGTTTACTATACACGAGCGCCTTCAGCATGTATTGTTGGGGCATGATGTTGTCATTTTATCCGGTGGTGTCTCGAAAGGAAAATTTGATTTTATCCCCGAAGCACTGAACGACCTGGGCATTCAAAAACTTTTTCACCAGGTTAGCCAAAAGCCGGGCAAGCCTTTTTGGTTTGGGAAATCAGCCTCGAACAAAATTGTATTTGCACTGCCGGGCAATCCGGTGTCAACTTTTTTGTGCTTTTACCGCTACATCAAACCGTGGATACACAATCAAATGCAGAATCCTGTGCGGGTTTCGAAAGCCAAACTGGCATCATCTTTTGAATTTAGCCCACCCTTAACCTATTATTTGCAAGTGCGGGTGGAAAATGAAAACGGCACATTAGTGGCCTACCCGATACCCGGAGGCGGCTCAGGCGATTTTGCCAACCTGGCGGGCGTATCCGGCTTTTTGGAGTTGCCATCTTCATTATCGCACTTCAGCGCTGGCGAGGTATTCGATTACTATTTTTTTCGTTAGGCAGGATTGATTTTTAGTGATTGGTATACCTGGG is part of the Cyclobacteriaceae bacterium genome and harbors:
- a CDS encoding MoaD/ThiS family protein, which gives rise to MKCSVKTFGITRDIAGAKEVVVELPEGSTVADFKNELFSRFPRLSTLTSLFIAVNQSYAEDGQVLNEEDEIALIPPVAGG
- a CDS encoding molybdenum cofactor biosynthesis protein MoaE, with the protein product MIKITPKPIDIQKVIETASSLSAGAVNVFIGTVRNTAHGKKVLWLEYEAYEAMAVAEIRKIIDEAAHRWPLLGWAVSHRIGTLKPGEVSVAIAVSSPHRRDSFEACQFIIDTLKEKAPIWKKEIFEDGEEWVSAQPNMAKVYS
- a CDS encoding molybdenum cofactor guanylyltransferase, translated to MNDPGIINGLILAGGKSSRMGTDKSLLNYHGKPQRDYLISILSTCCRKVHLSCKDTTGIPDHFDPIVDRFDLDSPLNGIMSVFQQDPESAWLTVPVDMPLVDENTLRFLINHRDKSKIATCFWDSTGKQPEPLLTLWEPHAITLLSDYYNAGGSSPREFLCKHPANIINASTPNWLKNINSKQEFDHFVNSLHLKP
- a CDS encoding ion transporter translates to MTTLRRRLYLTLEPTERGGTLERIFETILITTIILNIVAIILESIPEIEAQYQEIFDHFEQYSVIFFTLEYVARLYAIVENPKYKHGIHGRLKYIKTPMALVDLMAFMPFYLTFLPIDLRFIRIFRLMALFRMFKITRYMQAMIIFKKVIAERKEQLVLSFIFIIFILVIISFFMHLAEREAQPDKFGSIPEAMWWGMATLTTVGYGDVVPITPLGKVLGGLFAIAGVAFLALPAGILSSGFFELLHNPQSKKHTCPHCGKDFHE
- the moaC gene encoding cyclic pyranopterin monophosphate synthase MoaC, with translation MKGKKLTHTDDSGNPQMVDVSPKVITKRIARAQAHVHVGAEIINLIKHSELVTKKGPVFQTAILAGVMGAKKTADLIPLSHPIGIEDCKITIAIRKEVIVIESHTSITGKTGVEMEALTAVSIAALTIYDMCKALSHEITISEIKLLEKTGGKKDFKRKP
- a CDS encoding molybdopterin molybdotransferase MoeA, with the translated sequence MVSVSEADQILSGTSYKLSTLALPVENVVNRVLAETVVADRDFPPFDRVAMDGIAINARAFAQKKAFKIESVQAAGVPRLSLQHSENCIEVMTGATVPEGTDAVIRYEDVDIAEGHASIRLDHVSTGMNIHYQGSDVRKDEVVLSPGQVLSPAEIALLASVGKTEVHVYEFPRTAIISSGNELVEIGTVPEPHQIRRSNAYALQAAMLQLGWQARLYHLPDDRFTIHERLQHVLLGHDVVILSGGVSKGKFDFIPEALNDLGIQKLFHQVSQKPGKPFWFGKSASNKIVFALPGNPVSTFLCFYRYIKPWIHNQMQNPVRVSKAKLASSFEFSPPLTYYLQVRVENENGTLVAYPIPGGGSGDFANLAGVSGFLELPSSLSHFSAGEVFDYYFFR